In Marixanthomonas ophiurae, one genomic interval encodes:
- a CDS encoding DUF4168 domain-containing protein → MSRFKATTLVLFVTLLGGLSFAQAQDTMQPQQQSKVTDAELGKFAKAFQVVQMENQKAQQKMATVISDNGMEVERFSTIQQATANPNQNVDATDAEMKKHDAIMAEIKKMQPAIEAKMEKAVADSGISIERYQAIGTALQQDKSLQQRFQKMMMANTTQKQ, encoded by the coding sequence ATGTCAAGATTTAAAGCAACAACATTAGTATTATTTGTAACTCTATTAGGCGGTTTGTCTTTCGCACAAGCTCAAGATACAATGCAGCCACAGCAGCAATCAAAAGTAACTGATGCTGAACTAGGGAAGTTTGCTAAAGCTTTTCAGGTAGTGCAGATGGAAAACCAAAAGGCGCAACAAAAAATGGCAACTGTAATTTCTGATAATGGAATGGAAGTAGAACGTTTTTCTACTATCCAGCAAGCGACAGCTAATCCAAATCAAAATGTAGATGCAACCGATGCAGAAATGAAGAAGCACGATGCAATTATGGCTGAAATTAAAAAAATGCAGCCTGCTATTGAAGCTAAAATGGAAAAAGCAGTAGCAGATTCTGGAATTTCTATTGAACGATACCAAGCTATTGGTACCGCGTTGCAACAAGATAAAAGTTTACAGCAGCGTTTTCAAAAGATGATGATGGCTAATACTACACAAAAGCAGTAG
- a CDS encoding alpha/beta fold hydrolase, translating to MIKIRSLLILFGLIFISTASFSQDATPYLDYDLKTEYNAKIAASDTSNDGTTFEKIVIDGFDSRVPFYVIRPGINKTNKFVFLLHGLTGSKENWINPTSSLSTKYVKLKDSLVSIGYNVIIPDAKYHGERSYEADFASPVSFFATQNLQKIVNLYSTSVKDVRIIMDYMQSLPNEKQHTFDVVGYSMGASMAIYLNSVDDRLNRIVACVAPLGSVIKASMSLGLNEVNAKKMEERFSSEIYAPLQKAPITLLMGTKDSWYTEKEAQDFYDTIEIKAKTLKFYESGHYLPEEFISDVIKSLNKK from the coding sequence ATGATAAAAATCAGATCTTTACTAATACTTTTTGGACTAATTTTTATTAGTACCGCTTCATTTTCACAGGATGCAACTCCATATTTAGATTATGATCTTAAAACAGAATACAATGCTAAAATAGCTGCTAGTGATACTTCAAATGATGGTACTACTTTTGAAAAAATTGTTATCGACGGATTTGATTCAAGAGTTCCGTTTTATGTTATAAGACCAGGAATTAATAAAACAAACAAGTTCGTTTTTCTACTTCACGGCCTAACTGGAAGTAAAGAAAATTGGATTAATCCAACATCAAGCCTTTCTACAAAATATGTGAAATTAAAAGATTCACTAGTATCTATCGGCTATAACGTTATTATACCTGATGCTAAATATCACGGAGAAAGAAGTTATGAAGCCGACTTTGCATCTCCAGTTTCATTTTTCGCAACACAAAATTTACAAAAAATAGTCAACCTTTATTCAACTTCGGTTAAAGATGTCAGAATCATTATGGACTATATGCAATCACTTCCAAATGAGAAACAGCATACTTTTGATGTAGTTGGCTACAGTATGGGTGCATCAATGGCTATTTATTTAAACTCAGTTGATGACAGATTGAATCGCATAGTTGCTTGTGTTGCACCTTTGGGCAGTGTTATAAAGGCTAGTATGAGTTTAGGACTCAATGAGGTGAACGCTAAAAAGATGGAGGAACGCTTTTCAAGTGAAATATATGCGCCATTACAAAAGGCGCCTATTACTTTACTTATGGGAACAAAAGATAGTTGGTATACCGAAAAGGAGGCACAAGATTTTTATGATACTATCGAGATTAAAGCCAAAACACTGAAATTCTACGAATCAGGACATTATTTACCTGAAGAATTTATTTCAGATGTGATTAAATCATTAAACAAAAAATAA
- a CDS encoding AAA family ATPase: MPILNDIIDWVENKPTFWQVAVDRLIRNNELTENDITELTEICKVDFGLSKFEFDNVDFDDLRDFANNTTSNDDVILSKISNIDNINALSKVCELEFAPKGLTIVYGDNGAGKSSYVSILKHACNTRGHKPKINDNLYDPTCFGNDKKADIEYTTDSTNFYTVNLVNEEVNNSILKSVDVFDTSSANHYIEGEDEIAFIPQGLSIVEKLAIDIKKVENKLNLELSNPALREFDYSLLDVSECSTAKTFLDKLSAETNLDELRAESIWNSTKSSRIEQLTKEIEKLNATDPKKNLKENEEKIKRFEILQKKFQTLEDNLTGQILDGLKQTLNNFVTTSKALEESSEKAFSDLPIDGVGNSSWKLLWESARKFYNESTDTENFPEINYDSSCPLCLQDLNEDAKNRFTSFEEFIKNDIQKTFDEASNKFDLAIENLNSLEFSFEEQEPTTIELNELIDDYSQNQEQYLKLLFKQKENFTTLFNAKKTIEDFNKIEIEETPKTQIQELIKNLKETNEKLKVQSIEEDLKPLNKELNQLKGEKKIFDFKPKLGREIYRQKKIKLLNQCISKCNTRTITTHSNELATNYISQNLKQNFKTELTKLGFKNIKIETETKGQRGKQYHYLRLDEQNANGIALKDILSEGEHRCISLATFLSELSISEHNSAIIFDDPVSSLDHKWRNKISKRITEEALERQVIVFTHDITFLLMIQEHSDKLNCDLDIKSLTRKKKETGLIASYPPWDALPVGKRIGLLKNAYQRLEKIERTETEEVYKERAKILYGKLRETWERFIEEVFLNGAIQRFGRAIQTQRLSKIIDLTDDDYNLVDTNMSKCSTYFTGHDTAGTLIEEMPDSDEFLADLTILEEYTKTIRKRRN, encoded by the coding sequence ATGCCAATACTTAATGATATAATTGACTGGGTTGAAAACAAACCAACTTTCTGGCAAGTAGCAGTTGACCGCTTAATTAGGAATAATGAACTTACCGAAAATGACATAACAGAACTAACGGAAATCTGTAAAGTAGATTTTGGATTATCGAAATTTGAATTTGATAATGTGGATTTTGACGATTTAAGAGACTTTGCAAATAACACGACTAGTAATGATGATGTTATACTTTCTAAAATTTCCAATATTGATAATATAAATGCACTCTCAAAAGTTTGTGAATTAGAATTCGCCCCAAAAGGACTAACAATTGTTTATGGCGATAATGGTGCTGGAAAATCAAGCTATGTTAGTATTTTAAAACACGCTTGTAACACAAGAGGACATAAGCCAAAAATAAACGATAATTTATACGACCCAACTTGTTTTGGAAACGATAAAAAAGCGGACATTGAATATACAACTGATAGCACAAACTTTTATACTGTAAATCTTGTTAACGAAGAAGTAAATAATTCTATTTTAAAAAGTGTAGATGTTTTCGACACATCTAGTGCAAATCATTATATCGAAGGAGAAGATGAAATTGCGTTTATTCCTCAAGGGTTGTCAATTGTAGAAAAATTGGCAATTGACATAAAAAAAGTTGAGAACAAACTAAATTTAGAATTATCAAATCCAGCTTTAAGAGAGTTTGACTATTCCCTTTTAGATGTTTCCGAATGTTCAACGGCTAAAACTTTTCTTGATAAGTTAAGTGCAGAAACAAATCTAGATGAGTTAAGAGCTGAATCTATTTGGAATTCAACTAAAAGTTCTAGAATTGAACAGCTAACTAAAGAAATAGAGAAATTAAATGCAACAGACCCAAAAAAAAACTTAAAAGAAAATGAAGAAAAGATAAAACGTTTTGAAATTTTGCAAAAGAAATTTCAAACGCTCGAAGATAATTTAACAGGTCAAATTTTAGACGGTTTAAAGCAAACGTTAAATAACTTTGTAACAACAAGTAAAGCTTTGGAAGAGTCTTCTGAAAAAGCATTTTCTGATTTACCAATTGATGGAGTTGGTAATAGTTCGTGGAAATTACTTTGGGAAAGTGCACGTAAATTCTATAATGAAAGTACGGATACAGAGAACTTTCCAGAAATAAATTATGATAGTAGTTGTCCTCTTTGTCTTCAAGATTTAAATGAGGATGCAAAGAATAGATTTACTTCTTTTGAGGAATTTATAAAAAATGATATTCAAAAAACTTTTGATGAAGCATCTAATAAGTTTGATTTAGCAATTGAAAATTTGAATAGTCTGGAATTCTCTTTTGAGGAGCAGGAACCAACAACAATAGAATTAAATGAATTGATTGATGATTATTCTCAAAATCAAGAACAATATTTAAAATTACTTTTTAAACAGAAAGAGAATTTTACAACTCTTTTTAATGCTAAAAAAACTATTGAAGATTTTAATAAAATTGAAATTGAGGAAACACCAAAAACACAAATTCAAGAACTTATTAAAAACTTGAAGGAAACAAATGAGAAATTAAAAGTCCAATCAATTGAGGAAGATTTAAAACCGCTTAATAAAGAACTGAATCAATTAAAGGGAGAAAAAAAGATTTTTGATTTTAAACCAAAATTAGGTCGTGAAATTTATAGACAAAAGAAAATAAAATTACTAAATCAATGTATTAGTAAATGTAATACTCGAACCATAACAACACATAGTAACGAGTTAGCTACAAATTACATAAGTCAAAACCTTAAACAAAATTTCAAAACCGAACTGACTAAACTAGGATTTAAGAACATTAAAATAGAGACCGAAACCAAAGGTCAAAGAGGAAAGCAATATCATTATTTGAGACTTGATGAACAAAATGCAAACGGAATAGCATTAAAAGATATTTTAAGCGAAGGAGAACACAGATGTATTTCTTTAGCAACATTCTTATCTGAATTATCCATTTCAGAGCATAACAGTGCTATAATTTTTGACGACCCAGTTTCATCTCTCGACCACAAATGGAGAAATAAAATATCAAAAAGAATTACAGAAGAAGCTTTAGAGAGACAAGTAATCGTTTTTACTCACGATATTACTTTTTTACTAATGATTCAAGAACATTCTGATAAATTAAATTGTGATTTAGACATAAAGAGCCTTACACGAAAGAAAAAAGAAACAGGATTGATTGCAAGCTATCCACCTTGGGATGCTTTACCTGTTGGCAAACGAATTGGTTTACTAAAAAACGCATATCAAAGATTAGAAAAAATCGAAAGAACCGAAACTGAAGAAGTATATAAAGAACGAGCTAAAATTTTATATGGCAAACTTCGAGAAACTTGGGAACGCTTTATTGAAGAAGTATTCTTAAATGGAGCAATACAAAGGTTTGGTAGAGCAATACAAACTCAACGTTTATCAAAAATTATAGATTTGACAGATGATGACTACAATCTTGTTGATACCAATATGAGTAAATGTTCTACGTATTTTACTGGACACGATACAGCAGGAACATTAATTGAAGAAATGCCTGATTCTGATGAATTTCTTGCTGACTTAACTATTTTGGAAGAATATACTAAAACTATAAGAAAACGGCGAAATTAA
- a CDS encoding RES family NAD+ phosphorylase, whose product MNEQPKFPELPSIEEIKKLIAEYETADLEKVSFNKLSVELRKLKWIPILTAKLNKGYHIERARINKPDEIFYSETDISYRNDYENIKSYGRANMKHQSLFYGAIESDVIKHPRLINLLETSQIFRNLDKIKVDKADFVMTVGKWRIKEDIEVAEMVFNQDSIKNSKDVEKSFKYHQENLAKEHPENLEQFRLILEFFSNQFAKKEIEKNTDYMISAAFADFVINWKGLPGLKYPSVKSDYVGHNIVLTPAAVEQFLELEIAAMFRITKNGENSLISPIKHVTEFGPLNSSFKWVDYEPKEYKIEQ is encoded by the coding sequence ATGAACGAACAACCGAAATTTCCAGAATTACCAAGTATTGAAGAGATTAAAAAACTAATAGCTGAATATGAAACGGCTGATTTGGAAAAAGTTTCTTTCAATAAATTATCTGTGGAGTTAAGAAAACTTAAATGGATTCCAATACTAACAGCTAAACTTAACAAAGGATACCATATTGAGCGAGCAAGAATAAATAAACCCGACGAAATATTTTACTCGGAAACTGATATTTCATACAGAAACGATTATGAAAATATAAAATCTTATGGTCGAGCTAATATGAAACATCAATCACTATTTTATGGTGCGATTGAATCAGATGTTATCAAGCATCCAAGATTAATTAATTTGCTCGAAACAAGTCAAATATTTAGGAATTTGGATAAGATAAAAGTTGACAAAGCAGATTTTGTTATGACAGTCGGGAAATGGAGAATAAAAGAAGACATTGAAGTTGCAGAAATGGTCTTTAACCAAGACTCAATAAAAAACTCAAAAGATGTGGAAAAGTCGTTTAAATATCATCAAGAGAATTTAGCGAAAGAACATCCAGAAAATTTAGAGCAATTCCGTTTGATATTAGAGTTTTTTTCAAACCAATTCGCAAAAAAAGAAATTGAAAAAAATACGGACTATATGATTTCGGCAGCATTCGCTGATTTCGTGATAAATTGGAAAGGATTACCTGGATTAAAATATCCGAGCGTAAAAAGTGATTATGTTGGACATAATATTGTTCTCACACCAGCAGCAGTTGAACAATTTTTGGAATTAGAAATAGCTGCTATGTTTAGAATTACTAAAAACGGAGAAAATTCACTTATTTCGCCAATTAAACACGTTACGGAATTTGGACCTTTAAACTCAAGTTTTAAATGGGTGGATTACGAACCGAAAGAATATAAAATTGAACAATAA
- a CDS encoding DUF4382 domain-containing protein: MKTKAIFISTMTAIMAFLYVSCSEDDDTSVDVDAENYNTEVYITDAPIDNAEVDAVFITVADVQIDGQSLSGFEKTTIELSALTDGETQLLGDLDLEAKEYDDIDLILATDSDVNGDSPANYVVVDGSTKVALEAPNATINIDSDVDVAAQDTNQIVLDVDLRKAIVADEANGGYNFSSESQLNSSVRVVNTISTGMISGTVTNETETQDGVMVAYVYELEDYTVAESEENTDGVRFANSVSSSVVAEGTQDFTLHFLEADTYEVHFASYTDSNNDGMLAFEGMVDTEVDGSIALDNIEVNAGAEVTLDIILQSILFL, encoded by the coding sequence ATGAAAACAAAAGCAATTTTTATTTCAACAATGACAGCCATAATGGCTTTTTTATACGTCTCATGTTCTGAAGATGATGATACATCAGTAGATGTAGATGCAGAAAACTACAATACGGAAGTTTATATTACCGATGCCCCAATCGATAATGCCGAAGTAGATGCCGTATTTATTACCGTAGCCGATGTGCAAATTGATGGGCAAAGCCTTTCTGGTTTCGAAAAGACTACGATAGAGCTTAGTGCCTTAACCGATGGCGAAACACAACTATTGGGAGATTTAGATTTAGAGGCCAAAGAATATGATGATATTGATTTAATTTTGGCGACCGATAGTGATGTAAACGGCGATAGCCCTGCTAACTATGTGGTAGTTGATGGTAGTACAAAAGTGGCTTTAGAAGCTCCTAACGCTACAATTAATATTGATAGTGATGTAGATGTTGCAGCACAGGACACGAACCAAATAGTGCTGGATGTCGATTTACGTAAAGCTATTGTTGCCGATGAGGCGAACGGTGGGTACAACTTTTCATCTGAAAGCCAGTTGAACAGTAGTGTACGTGTAGTAAACACAATTAGTACTGGAATGATCTCTGGAACAGTAACCAATGAAACCGAAACACAAGATGGTGTGATGGTTGCTTATGTATATGAATTAGAAGATTATACTGTAGCAGAATCTGAAGAAAACACAGACGGCGTACGGTTTGCTAATTCAGTAAGCAGTAGTGTTGTTGCCGAAGGAACTCAGGACTTTACCTTACACTTTTTAGAAGCTGACACGTACGAAGTACATTTTGCCAGCTATACAGATTCTAATAACGATGGCATGTTAGCGTTTGAGGGAATGGTAGATACCGAAGTTGATGGTTCTATTGCACTAGACAACATTGAAGTAAATGCAGGTGCTGAAGTAACATTGGATATTATCCTACAATCTATCTTGTTTTTATAA
- a CDS encoding potassium channel family protein → MKFVGSQLAYYLKDREFKKNSKVLLKYLALLGIVIVVYSILFHFIMELEGQDHSWVTGFYWTLTVMSTLGFGDITFASDIGRAFSIVVLLSGILMLLIVLPFAFIRHFYVPLLESKKKNKVPRQVPAGTKDHVLICSYDVIARDLMERLKQENTPYYVIENNLEKALEIHDDHVPELYGELDDEDTFARANVKDAKLVLVNRDDIINTKIILTIRNIAPTVPIVAIATDIESVDVQQLSGADHVLPIRKWLGEQLANRVNAQHAKSQPIGQYEDLLIAELPVHNTPLVSKTIKEAGLRQKFGVSVVGIWERGRLQTITGDENLENDSVLVIIGNKEQLQSVDEIFLDYNVNPNPVLLIGGGRVGSAAAESLHKNGILVNVVDVDPEICEKVRPFCNQVFAGKASDYELLKKAGILEAPSVLLTTHDDTMNIFLASYCRQLNKKVRIVSRISEARNIDVIHRAGANFVLSYSTLGSEAVLSISKGQELTVLGEGINLFIIPIPTSLEGKSLAESGIGAKTGLSVIAIKENSEVITLLSANTLLPHGAEIVLLGNIEMKNKFNEIYDTVV, encoded by the coding sequence ATGAAATTTGTCGGTAGCCAGTTAGCTTATTATTTGAAGGATAGGGAGTTTAAAAAAAATTCCAAAGTATTACTAAAATATTTGGCACTATTAGGAATTGTCATCGTAGTATACTCTATTCTTTTCCATTTTATAATGGAGCTCGAAGGACAAGACCATTCTTGGGTTACAGGTTTTTACTGGACTCTTACCGTAATGAGCACCCTTGGTTTCGGAGATATCACATTTGCGTCAGATATTGGTCGTGCTTTCAGTATAGTGGTATTGCTTTCCGGAATTCTCATGCTATTAATCGTTTTACCGTTTGCCTTTATTAGGCACTTTTATGTACCTCTTTTAGAATCAAAAAAGAAAAACAAAGTTCCTCGTCAAGTTCCTGCCGGAACAAAAGATCACGTATTGATATGCTCATATGATGTTATAGCGAGAGACCTTATGGAGCGATTGAAACAGGAAAACACCCCCTATTACGTCATTGAGAATAATCTAGAAAAAGCACTAGAGATTCACGATGACCACGTTCCTGAACTATATGGAGAGTTAGATGATGAGGATACATTTGCTCGTGCTAATGTTAAAGATGCGAAACTGGTTTTGGTAAATAGAGATGATATTATAAATACCAAGATTATTCTCACTATACGGAATATTGCCCCCACAGTCCCTATTGTTGCCATAGCCACAGATATTGAATCGGTAGATGTACAACAACTTAGTGGAGCAGACCACGTGCTGCCCATAAGAAAATGGCTTGGAGAACAATTAGCCAACAGGGTAAATGCACAACATGCAAAATCTCAACCCATAGGGCAGTATGAAGACTTATTAATTGCAGAACTGCCTGTACATAATACGCCTCTAGTATCTAAAACCATTAAGGAGGCAGGATTAAGGCAAAAATTTGGAGTTAGTGTTGTGGGTATTTGGGAACGGGGTAGATTACAAACAATAACTGGTGATGAAAATTTAGAAAACGATAGTGTTCTAGTTATAATTGGAAATAAAGAACAGCTACAAAGCGTTGATGAGATTTTCCTAGATTACAATGTAAACCCGAATCCAGTATTATTAATTGGTGGAGGTCGAGTAGGCTCGGCTGCTGCCGAATCTTTACATAAAAATGGTATTTTAGTAAATGTAGTAGACGTAGATCCAGAGATTTGCGAAAAAGTTCGTCCTTTTTGTAATCAAGTATTCGCTGGAAAGGCTTCAGATTACGAACTACTAAAAAAGGCTGGAATTCTGGAAGCCCCTTCGGTATTGCTTACTACCCATGACGACACCATGAATATTTTTCTCGCCTCTTACTGCCGTCAATTAAACAAAAAGGTAAGAATAGTGAGCCGAATATCTGAAGCTCGAAACATTGATGTAATTCATAGAGCAGGAGCTAATTTTGTGTTGAGCTATTCTACATTAGGCTCTGAAGCAGTTTTATCTATTTCTAAAGGGCAGGAACTAACCGTTCTTGGGGAAGGTATTAACTTGTTTATTATCCCGATACCAACATCATTAGAAGGAAAGTCTCTAGCGGAATCTGGTATAGGTGCTAAAACAGGACTTTCTGTTATTGCTATAAAAGAAAACTCCGAAGTTATTACGCTATTATCGGCTAATACCTTGCTTCCTCATGGCGCTGAAATAGTCTTGCTTGGAAACATTGAAATGAAAAATAAATTCAATGAAATATATGACACAGTCGTTTAA
- a CDS encoding membrane or secreted protein, which translates to MKNIIILLICTFLSFGVEAQSIIGAWETLTTSENGDQLKTVVIFADGYQTSTTYNATTGDFIQTKGGTWELNGDVMTKKVEFDTKNTERVGTEESFKVVITDDEIDLVNKDIKLSIIDKGAPGKLNGAWLMSGRIRDGETQLRDTSRPRKTMKILSGTRFQWIAYNTETKQFMGTGGGTYTTKNGEYTENIEFFSRDDSKAGLSLQFNYELIDGDWHHSGLSSKGDPIHEIWSIRE; encoded by the coding sequence ATGAAAAATATAATTATTCTACTTATTTGTACTTTCCTATCCTTTGGAGTTGAAGCACAAAGTATTATCGGCGCTTGGGAAACACTCACTACCTCTGAAAATGGAGACCAATTAAAAACCGTTGTTATTTTTGCAGATGGTTATCAAACATCAACCACATATAATGCTACTACTGGCGACTTTATTCAAACAAAAGGCGGCACTTGGGAGTTAAATGGTGATGTGATGACAAAGAAAGTAGAGTTTGATACTAAAAACACTGAACGTGTAGGAACTGAAGAAAGTTTTAAAGTAGTAATTACCGATGATGAAATTGACCTTGTTAACAAAGACATTAAATTAAGCATAATAGATAAAGGTGCACCAGGTAAATTAAATGGTGCTTGGTTAATGTCTGGTAGAATTAGAGATGGTGAAACACAGTTACGTGACACAAGTAGACCAAGAAAAACAATGAAAATTTTATCAGGAACTCGATTTCAATGGATAGCTTACAATACAGAAACTAAACAGTTTATGGGAACGGGTGGAGGAACATACACTACTAAAAATGGTGAATATACTGAGAATATTGAGTTCTTTTCCAGAGACGATTCAAAAGCGGGGCTTAGCTTGCAATTTAATTATGAACTTATTGATGGTGATTGGCACCACTCAGGTTTGTCTAGTAAAGGAGACCCCATCCACGAAATATGGAGTATTAGAGAGTAG
- a CDS encoding helix-turn-helix domain-containing protein → MQGKFIERGTDYPLKNGKLSIYETNCSCKDIQFHFNQYVLTVMLSGHKTIVSDNLKLEFFPGMLFIPEKEVINHVSIPNASIYNPTKCLVLELNPSFLKKAYEEILYSEANETILHKSPSSAETTDYFISNDQLLIQAFMRLYDIQSQDHSDCKPLVEDLIIKEILYRLFNTQGIELLKNSFEKSIPDANIRKVTSYIRHNIGQKLTIESLTNMAGMGQTTFFKLFKESTGATPIEYILQERIRQAKIMIQKGRLNLQEIAFKSGFNSYEYFCSSFKKLENIKPSEFKKQEKYV, encoded by the coding sequence ATGCAAGGTAAGTTCATAGAGAGAGGAACTGATTACCCTCTAAAAAATGGAAAGCTTTCTATTTATGAGACAAATTGTTCCTGTAAGGATATTCAATTTCATTTCAATCAATATGTATTGACTGTAATGCTATCGGGCCACAAAACGATTGTTAGTGACAATTTAAAGCTTGAGTTTTTTCCTGGAATGCTTTTTATTCCAGAGAAAGAAGTAATTAATCACGTTTCTATTCCTAATGCTTCTATATACAATCCAACAAAATGTTTGGTGTTAGAGTTAAACCCTTCCTTCTTAAAAAAGGCGTATGAAGAAATTTTATATTCTGAAGCAAACGAAACAATACTCCATAAGTCACCTTCTAGTGCTGAAACGACGGACTATTTTATTTCTAACGATCAATTGTTGATTCAAGCTTTTATGAGGTTATACGATATTCAATCTCAAGACCATTCTGATTGCAAGCCCTTGGTAGAAGATCTCATCATTAAAGAAATTCTATACAGACTGTTTAATACACAAGGTATAGAGTTGCTTAAAAATAGTTTTGAAAAAAGTATTCCTGATGCCAATATCCGTAAAGTAACATCTTACATTAGACATAATATAGGGCAAAAATTGACTATTGAATCCTTGACCAATATGGCAGGAATGGGACAAACAACTTTTTTTAAGCTTTTTAAGGAGTCAACAGGCGCTACTCCTATTGAATATATTCTACAGGAAAGAATTAGGCAAGCAAAAATAATGATACAAAAGGGACGGTTAAATTTACAAGAAATCGCTTTTAAAAGTGGCTTTAATTCTTACGAATATTTTTGCAGTAGCTTTAAGAAATTGGAAAATATAAAACCTTCAGAGTTTAAGAAACAAGAAAAATATGTTTAA
- a CDS encoding aldehyde dehydrogenase family protein, with product MKNYSFTINGEAISTENVFDVKNPATGTLLGYASNATKDHVEAAIDAAKVAQPAWAAKSDTERKNVLMQVAQVLTDNTDYLAKWITQEQGKPLAGPGSMFEMEACVGWTQVPASLDLPVEVVFEDDSRRDEMHRKPVGVVGAITPWNWPLMIAIWQIIPALRAGNTVVLKPSEYTTIGTLEMIRLMNTVLPAGVLNTISGGGEVGAMLVEHKDVDKIMFTGSASTARKIIEASSGNMARLTLECGGNDAAIILPGTDIQSKVGDLFWGAFINMGQTCACAKRLYVHEDDYDNVVEALDAVAAQMPMGNGMDEGILLGPIQNKMQYDKVNDLVEDAKANGASVIRGGKSMGGPGYFYPITLLGNVDNGIRIVDEEQFGPVLPIIKYKTVDEAIQKANDTKTGLGGSVWGDDLSLAAKIASRIEAGTVWINQHGAIHPMVPFGGVKDSGYGVEFGVEGLKAVTQPQIISIKKTTLAEA from the coding sequence ATGAAGAATTACTCATTTACCATAAACGGCGAAGCAATTTCAACCGAAAACGTTTTTGATGTGAAGAATCCCGCTACAGGTACATTACTAGGATACGCATCTAACGCTACTAAAGATCATGTTGAAGCTGCAATTGATGCAGCAAAAGTTGCGCAACCAGCCTGGGCTGCTAAAAGTGATACAGAACGTAAAAATGTATTAATGCAAGTAGCACAAGTGTTAACAGACAATACCGATTATTTGGCAAAATGGATTACTCAAGAGCAAGGAAAGCCACTTGCAGGTCCTGGCTCTATGTTTGAGATGGAAGCTTGTGTAGGTTGGACACAAGTACCCGCATCGCTCGATTTACCGGTAGAAGTAGTTTTTGAGGATGATTCTCGGCGTGACGAAATGCATCGTAAACCCGTGGGAGTTGTTGGCGCCATAACCCCTTGGAACTGGCCATTAATGATTGCAATATGGCAGATTATTCCCGCACTAAGAGCAGGAAACACGGTAGTATTGAAGCCTTCAGAATACACTACAATTGGAACTCTGGAAATGATACGTTTGATGAATACTGTACTACCGGCAGGCGTTTTAAATACTATCTCTGGTGGTGGTGAAGTGGGGGCTATGTTGGTAGAACACAAAGATGTAGATAAAATAATGTTTACGGGGAGTGCTTCTACCGCACGTAAAATAATTGAAGCTTCTAGTGGTAATATGGCTCGTCTTACACTGGAATGTGGTGGAAACGATGCGGCGATAATTCTTCCAGGTACAGATATACAATCAAAAGTTGGTGACCTATTTTGGGGGGCCTTTATTAATATGGGGCAAACCTGTGCTTGTGCTAAGCGATTATATGTTCACGAAGATGATTATGATAATGTAGTTGAAGCGTTGGATGCTGTAGCTGCTCAAATGCCAATGGGTAATGGAATGGATGAGGGTATTCTACTAGGGCCTATTCAAAATAAGATGCAATACGATAAAGTAAATGATTTGGTGGAAGATGCTAAAGCCAATGGCGCAAGTGTTATTAGAGGTGGCAAGTCCATGGGTGGTCCGGGTTATTTCTACCCAATCACTCTCTTAGGAAATGTAGATAACGGAATTAGAATTGTAGACGAAGAGCAATTTGGTCCCGTATTACCAATTATTAAATATAAAACCGTAGACGAAGCCATTCAGAAAGCTAACGATACTAAAACAGGTTTGGGAGGTTCAGTTTGGGGAGACGATCTATCTCTTGCGGCAAAAATAGCTTCTCGAATTGAAGCCGGTACAGTATGGATTAATCAACACGGTGCTATTCATCCTATGGTTCCTTTTGGAGGCGTGAAGGACTCTGGTTACGGTGTGGAGTTTGGAGTTGAAGGCTTAAAAGCTGTTACGCAACCTCAAATTATTAGCATAAAAAAAACCACTTTGGCGGAAGCATAG